The DNA sequence TCGGCGGGGTATTCGCCTCGCTCATCGCCGCATGGATCGCCGGAAACCTGCTGATCCCACGTTTCTACGCGCTGCGCGTGACCACGGTTTACGAGCTGCTCGAAGCCCGTTTCGATGCCACCGCCCGGCGCGCGGCGGGGGTGATGTACCTGCTGGGCCGGGTGCTGGCGAGCGGAGCGCGGCTCTATCTGGCGGCGATTGCCGTCTCGATGATCCTGTTCCTCGACATTGCGCCGCAGCACATCGTCATTTCCTCGGCCCTGCTGCTTGCCTTCGGCCTTGCCTTCACCTTCATGGGCGGGCTCCATTCGATCATCTGGTCGGACCTGGTGCAGGTAACGCTCTATGTCGGCGCGGCGCTGGTCGTGGCGCTGACGCTGTGGGCCAGCCTGCCGATGAGCAGCGCAGAGGCGATTGCTGCCCTTGCCAATGCACCGGCGGGCAACAAGCTGGCGCTGGTCAACCCCTCGGCCGATCTTTCCGCCCCCTTCGGCCTGTTTGCGGTGCTGACCGGCGTTGTCCTGCTGAACCTTGCCAGCTCGGGGCTTGACCAGGACATCACCCAGCGCCTGCTGGCCTGCGAGAATGCGGCCAAGGGGCGGCGCGCGCTTTATGCCTCGGTCATCGTGTCGCTGCCGGTGATCCTGCTGTTCCTGCTGATCGGATCGCTGCTCTGGCTGCATTACGAAGGCAGCGCCCAATCCAGCTTCAATGGCGAGAAGGTGACGGTGTTCATGCATTACATCCTCACCGAAATCCCGCCGGGACTGCGCGGGCTGGTGACTGTCGGAGTGATCGCGGCGGCGGCGATCAATTCCGGCCTGATCTCGATGGCCAACGTGCTGGTGAACGATCTCTACCGCCCCTTCGCCGGCCAGCGCAGCGAGGCGCATTTCGTCCGCGCCGGGCGGGCGGCGAGCGTGGTGCTGGGCCTCGCGCTCTTCGCCATGTCGATCCTGTCATACTACTGGCAGCGTTATTCCGATGCCGCCCTGCTCGATTTCGTGCTGGGGGTGATGAGCTTTGCCTATTCCGGCCTCCTTGGCGTCTATGGCGTGGCCCTGTTCACGCAGCGCGGCAATTCGGCCAGCGTCATCGCCGCCTTCCTTGCCGGGTTCCTCACCGTGCTGGCCTTCCAGCCCTATGTGATAGACAGCCTGTCGCTGCCGGCCGCGATGAAGGCCATCGCCTTTCCCTGGCAGCTTTGCGCCGGCACGCTGGTGGCGGCGGCCGTCTGCGCCATGGGCAAGGCGAAAGTGGCAATCCTGCCCGAGCCCGGCTAAGGGGCCGGTAATGACCCCGCCTTCCTTCCTTTCCGCATCCGCTCTTGTCGCCCTTGGCGGCGGGCTGGGGGCTTGGTTGCGCTTTGCCACCAGCGCTCTGTGGAGCCGCGCCATCGGCCCTGTTGCCGCCAGCGCCTTTCCCTGGGCCACCCTGAGCGCGAACGTGATCGGCAGCCTGCTGATGGGCCTGCTCGCCGGCTGGCTGGCGCGGCACGGCAGCGGCGGCGAACAATGGCGCCTGCTGCTGGGCGTCGGCGTGCTGGGCGGCTATACCACCTTTTCCGCCTTCAGCCTTGAGTTCGCCCTGTTCGTCGAACGCGGGGCCATTGGCCTTGCGGCGGGCTATGTCGCAATTTCGCTGGTCGCCGGGTTTGCCGCGCTGTTTGCCGGCCTGTTCATCATGAGGGCCGTAGCATGACCGATACCGTTCGCCAGTTCACCGTCGAAGCCGATGACGATGGCGTGCGCCTTGACCGCTGGTTCAAGCGCCACCTGCCGCAGGTCAGCTTCGCCATGGTCAGCCGCTGGGCGCGCACCGGCCAGATCCGCGTCGACGGCAAGCGCGCCGGTGTCGAGGATCGGCTGGCCAAGGGCCAGGTCCTGCGCGTGCCCCCCGGCGGCGCCAGCGCAGAGCGCACGCCCCGCGCCCGCAAGCCGCTGACCGAGGAACAGCTTGCCATGGCCGATGCCATGCTGATCCACCGCGACCGCGCGGCCCTCGTTCTGAACAAACCGCCCGGCCTTGCCACCCAGGGCGGTTCGGGAACCTACGAGCATGTCGACGGGCTGCTGGATGCCTTTGCCGGCGAAGGCACGCGCCCGCGCCTTGTCCACCGGCTCGACAAGGATACGTCGGGCGTGCTGCTGGTTGCGGCAACGCCGGGCAGCGCGGCCTATTTCTCGAAGCGCTTTTCCACCCGATCGGCGCGCAAGATCTATTGGGCGCTGGTGGCGGGGGTCCCATCCATCGACGAAGGCCTGATCGACCTGCCGCTGGCCAAGCAGCCCGGCACCGGCGGCGAGAAGATGATGGTCGACAAGAGCGAGCACGGCCAGCCCTCCAAAAGCCGCTACCGCGTGATCGACCGGGCCGGCAACCGCTGCGCTTGGGTGGAACTGCAGCCGCTGACCGGGCGTACCCACCAGCTGCGCGTCCACATGGCAGCCATCGGCCATCCGATCATTGGCGATGGCAAGTATGGCGGGCCGGAAGCGTTCCTCTCCGGCTCGATCAGCCGCAAGATGCACCTCCACGCCCGCCGCCTGATCATCGATCACCCCGATGGCGCGCCGCTGGATGTCACCGCTGAACTGCCGCCGCACTTCGCCGCCAGCCTTGCCCAGCTCGGGTTCGAGGAGGCCGATGGCGAAGCCGTGATCGAGGCTCCGGTCCGCGCGCCCAAGGACGAGGAAAAGGCCGCCGCCAAGGCCCATGCCAAGCAGTACCGCAAGGAACGCCGCGGCGAGCGCAAGGGCCGCAAGAGCGGCGAGCGCGCGCCTGCCGGCCGGGCGGGATCGCGTGACGAAGCACCGAAGAAGCGCGGCCCGAAGAAGGGCAAGGGTTCTCCGGTCCCCGCCGCCAAGGCTCCGGCCAGGCGCACCGCCCCAGCCCGTCCCAAGGGACCGGCCAAGCCCGGTGGCGCTCCCAGAAAGCCGCGCTGATGCACCCCAACCCCGCCTTCCGTTCCGAAGACCGTGCGCTGATGGAAACGCTGATCGACGAGATCGGCTTCGGCATGGTGTTCGCCCAGACGCCGGACGGGCCGCGCGTGGCGCATACGCCGCTGCTGTCCACCGGCGATGGTGCGGTGCAGTTCCATCTGGCGCGCGGCAACGCCTTGTCGCGCCACCTGCCGGGAATGACGGCGCTAACCGTGGTCAACGGGCCGGACAGCTATGTCTCGCCCCGCTGGTACGATGATGCCGAACAGGTGCCGACATGGAACTATGTCGCGCTCGAGCTGGAAGGTCCGGTGCGGCGGATGGACACCGACGGGCTGATGGGCCTGCTTGAATCGCTCTCCGACCGGCAGGAAGCCCGCGTTGCGGGCGGCACGCCGTGGACCATGGACAAGGTGCCGCAAGACAAGCTGCGGCAGATGGCTGGCGCGATCGTCGGCTTCGAGATGGAAGTGCGCGGCTGGCGGCCGACGCTGAAGCTCAGCCAGAACAAGGACGCCGCCGACCGCGCGCGCGTGGCCGATGCGCTGGAGGCACAGGGCGCGCTGGCCGTGGCGCAACTGATGCGGACGCTTGCGCCATGAGCCCGCGCCTTGCCGTGTTCGATTGCGATGGCACGCTGGTCGATGGCCAGGCCTCGATCTGCGAAGCGATGGAAGCCGCCTTTACCGAGGCTGGCTTGCCCGCCCCCGACCGTCATTCCGTGCGGCGCATCGTCGGCCTATCGCTGCCGCAGGCGGTGCGCCGGCTGGCTCCCGAAGCCGATGGCCGCGTGCAGGCGCTGGCCGTCGATGCCTACAAGCGCGCCTATCGCACCGCGCGCGAACAGGGGCGCATTGCCGAGCCGCTGTTCGATGGCATCGCCCCCCTGCTGGACGACCTGCGCCAGGCCGGCTGGCTGCTGGGCGTGGCAACGGGCAAGAGCGACCGCGGCCTGAACCACTGCCTTGCCACTCACGGCCTCACCGGGCACTTCGCCACGCTGCAAACCGCCGACCGACACCCGTCGAAGCCGCATCCCTCGATGATGGAGGCTGCTCTCGCCGAAACGCTGGCCGATCCGGCGCAGGCCGTGATGATCGGCGATACCGCCTTCGACATGGCGCTGGCGGTCAATTGCGGCGTGCGCGCTATCGGGGTCGACTGGGGCTATCACGACCGCGCAGAGCTGGTCGCCGCGGGCGCCGAATGGGTCGCCGAAACACCGGACCAACTTGGGGAGTACCTGTTGTCATGAGCACACCCGAAGAAGACGCACTCGCGAAGAAGCGCTTCCTGGCGATGAACCTTGTCCGCCTGTCAGGCGTGGTGATGATCCTGCTGGGCCTGCTCTGCGCGCTCGACAAGATCGACATCCCCGGCGCGCGGATCATCGGCGTGATCTTCATCCTGATCGGCATGATCGACACCTTCCTCGTGCCGCTGATGCTGGCCAAGCGGTGGAGAAGCTGATCCCGTGAAGCGGTTCTACAAGCAGACCGAGGTTTCGCCGGCAGAGGGCGGCTGGCAGGTTACGCTCGACGGGCGCGGGGTGAAGACGCAGGGCAAGCGGGCGCAGGTTGTGCCGGGCGAGGCGCTCGCCCGTGCCATGGCGGCGGAATGGCAGGACCAGGGCGAGGAAATCGACCCCGCCCGCTTCGTGCTGCGCGACATGGCGGACTATGCGATCGACGTGATCGCCGCAGACCGGGCCGACGCGATCCGCGCGCTGGTGCCCTATGCCGAAACCGACACGCTGTGCTACCGCGCCGAACCGGGCGAGGCGCTCGCCCGCCGGCAGGCGGAAGTGTGGGAGCAATTGCTGACCGCCGCCGAAAGCCGCTGGAACCTGCGTTTCGAGCGCGTCAGCGGCATCATGCACCGCCCCCAGCCCGAAGCGACGATTGCCGCCCTGCGCAGCGTGCTGGAAGGCAAGGACGAATTCACCCTCGCCGCGCTGCGATCGCTGGCAGGCATCTCCGCCTCGCTGACCATCGCGCTGCTGGCGGCAGAAGGCGCCTACCCCGCGGAAACGCTATGGCAGGCAAGCGAGCTGGAAGAGCTTTACCAGGCCGAACTCTGGGGCCGCGACGCCGAAGCCGAAGCCCGGCAGGCCAAGCGGTTCCGCGATTTCGAAGCAGCCATGCGTTTCGCGGCAATGGTCCGAGGCTGAAGAGGCCCCCTTTCGGGACTTAGCCCACCCAGTCCGCGACCTGCCCTGCCACGTCATTCGCCGCCTTGTTGAGCGCCGGGCCGACCTGTTCGGGCTTTGCCGCCACGCCCGGCACGCGGGCTTCGAAGCGGCGACTGGAAAGGGCACCGCCTGCGCCGGACTTCACGGCATCGAAACGCACGACGACGGCCTGTTCGCGCGCGTCATAGCCGAAGGCGAGCAGGCGCCCGCCAAGGCGGTTCTTCGTGGTCGGCGCGGCCTCGTCGTCGGTGAAGACCATGTGCTTGCCACCGGCCCGGATCGTCTCGGCCAGCAGGGTGCCGAACAGGCGCGCGGGGCGCTCCACCCATTGCGCCTTGGCAAGATAGGCGACGTTGCTTTCATCCACCTGCACGGCAATGCGGTTCACCGCGAGGCTGCGATCGGTTTCCGGGTCGAGCACCAGCAGCGCATCCTCGGCCTTGCCCGAAAGCGAAGCACCGGCCTCAAGGCTGCGCGAGGGGGTCAGGCTGAACAGCGTGGGCGGAGCCTTGGTGCCGCCGCCCAGCCCCAGGCAGCCCGACAGGCCGCCGAGCAGCGCCAGCGAAAGGCCAAGCCGCATACCCCGTTGCACCATTGCCTGCCCTTTCATGGCCGAAATCCTCATGGCTTGTACTCGGGCAGCTTGGGCCCGCCGAGCAGGGCACCGGCACCCTGTTCGTCGATCTTTTCTGTAACGCCGCGCAGCGCCCGGGTCGTGGCGCGCAGGTCGCGGATCGCGGCTTCGGCCTGCGGCAGGGTGCTGTCGTTCAGCTGGCGCAGGCCGGGCTTGGCCTCGCCCAGCGCGCCCTGCAATTCGTCCGCCGCGCGCTTGGCCGAACCCAGCGTTTCGCGCAGCTGGCGAGCCAGGGCCTGCCCATCGCTGCCAAGGATGTTGTTGGCCGAACCTGCCACCTGTTCGAACCCGGCCAGCGTTGCCGTTGCCTGCTTCAGCGTCACCTGCAGTTCGGCCATGGTCCGCTTCACCTCGGGCGAGGCATTGGCCAGTTCGCCGGTCAGGCGGTCGGTATTGGCAAGGATGTTGCGCACCGCCCTCTGGTTGTCATCGCCAAGCAGTTCGTTCAGCCGTTCGGTCAGCGTTGCCAGCCGGTCCAGCAACAGCGGCGCGTTCGACAGCAGTTCGCCCAGACCGCCGCGCTTGGTGGGGATCACCGGCTTGCCTGCCGGGCCCGGCTCGGTAATCGGATCGGCGCCCTGGACGCCGCCGATCAGCTGGATCGTCGAAACGCCGGTAAACCCGCTCTGAATCGTGGCCGTGGTGCCCTGCAGGATGGGAATCTTCTTGTCCACGGCAATGCGCACGCGCACGAAGCTGGGGTCCTTCGGCCACAGTTCGATATCGGTGATCTCGCCCGCCGGAACGCCCGCGTAATTCACCGGCGTGCCCTTCGACAGGCCGCTGACCGATTGCTTGAAGAACACGTCGTAGGAATCGCGGCTGCCCTTGCCCAGCTGCGTCACCCACAGCACGAAGGCGGCAACCAGCGCCAGCAGCACCAGCGTGACCGTCCCGACGAAGACATGGTTGGCGCGCGTTTCCATGGCCTTGCTTATGCCTTTCCTTTTTGCGCGTTGTCCATGCTCTTGGCACGCGAGACACTGGCCTGCGCGGCGCGGCCGCGTGGTCCGTTGAAGTATTCCTGGATCCACGGATGGTCGGTGGCGAGCAATTCGGGGATCGTTCCCACCGCGATCACCTGCTTGTCCGCCAGCACGGCCACGCGGTCGCAGATCTCGTAAAGCGTATCGAGATCGTGGGTGATGAGGAACACGGTGAGGCCCAGCGTTTCCTTCAGTTCGCGCGTCAGGCGGTCGAATGCGGCGGCACCGATGGGATCGAGCCCGGCGGTCGGCTCGTCGAGGAACAGCAGTTCGGGATCGAGCGCAAGCGCGCGGGCAAGGCCGGCACGCTTCTTCATGCCGCCCGAAAGCTCGGCCGGATACTTGTCCGCCGCATTGGCTGGCAGGCCGGAAAGCATGACCTTGTAGAGCGCGATTTCGCGCCGCAGCTCGTCATCGATTTCGGGGTAGAACTGCTTGAGCGGCACTTCCACGTTCTCGGCAACGGTCAGGGTGGAAAACAGCGCACCGCCCTGGAACAGCACGCCCCAGCGGCTGCGGATGTCGATATCGTCATCGTCGCGCGCGTCGGTGATCGACTGGCCCAGCACCTCGATCTCGCCCTCCGACGGGATCTGCAGCCCGATGATGGAGCGCATCAGCACCGACTTGCCCGTGCCCGACCCGCCGACCACGCCCAGGATCTCGCCCTTGTTCACCGTCAGCGCAAGGTCCTGATGGATCACCTGTTCACCAAAGGCATTCTTGACGCCGCTGATGACGATCGGGTGCTCGCCCGTGAACCGCCCGGCCACGCGGCGACGGGCAAGATCCCGCACGTCATCAAGGATTTCGTCGTCGGCGCTCATCCCCAGCCCACCTTGGAGAAGAACACCGCGAAGAAGGCGTCCATGACGATCACCATGAAGATCGCCTGGACCACGGCCATGGTGGTGCGCAGGCCCACTTCCTCGGAATCGGCCTTCACCTGCAGGCCCTGGAAACAGCCGGTCAGCGCGATCACCAGGCCGAAGAACGGGGCCTTGATCAGGCAGACCCACAGGTCCTTGGTGGGGACCACGTCCTTGATATCGCCCAGAAAGCCCAGGAACGTGGAATTGAGCGTGAGCGAGGCGATGAAGGCGCCGCCGATGATCGACATGCTGGCGGCGAAGAAGCCCAGCAGCGGCATCAGCAGCACGCCGGCCATCACGCGCGGCAGGATCAGTGCCTCGATCGGCGAGACGCCGATGGTGCGCATGGCGTCCACCTCTTCGGTCAGCTTCATCGTGCCCAGCTGCGCGGCGAAGGACGATCCGGACCGGCCCGCAACCATGATCGCCGCCATCAGCGGCCCCAGTTCGCGCATCGAGATGCGGCCGGTGAGGTTCACGGTGAACCCGTCGAGGCCATAGTCGCGCAATTGTTCGGAACCGAGCTGGGTGATGACGATGCCGACAAGGAAGCACATCAGGCCGATGATCGGCAGCGCGGTTACGCCCACCAGCTCGAACTGGCGGATCACCGCCTTGCCGCGCAGGCGCGAGGGGTGGCGGATGGTCTGCCCGGCGGTGACGAGCACCGAGCCGAGGAAACCGATGATGGAAACGGTGCCCTTGCCCGTCGCCTCGACGAATTCGCCGGTATAGGCCAGGCTGCGCTTCACCAGGCCGCCCTCGTCCGGCGCTTCGGGATGCGGTCGGTCGGAATCGGCAAGCGCGGCGATCAGGCGCTTGGCGCGATCATCGGTGCCGACGATGCGCGCCTTGTGCTCGCGCGCCACGCGCAGCGCCATCCAGGCGCCGACCGTGTCGATATCGGAGATCTGCGAGAGGTCGACTTCGGCAACCCTGTCCTCGCAGGCGCGCAGCCGGCGATCGACCACGCCGATCGAGGATACCACCAGCGGCCCCGAAAACACGATGCGAACCGCACCGCCTTCGGCTTCCTCGGTGCTGAAATCGGCCCATTCGCGCATAGACATACGTGTCTGCCGGTAAAATGCGGCGTGAGCAAGATGGGCATGCGCATTCGCGCAAGGCGGGTAGCAAGATGGCCTGCGCATTCGCGCAAGGCGGGGAGCAAGATGGCCTGCGCATTCCCGGCGTCCGGGCAACATGGGTTGCGCGCTCGCCCCCCCGCTGGCAAAGGCCCGCCATGGCTCTCGACAAGACTTTCGATCCCGCCGCCATCGAGGCGAAATGGTATTCCCACTGGGAAGATAACGGCCTGTTCCGTCCCGAACGGCCAGAGGCGCAGCCCTATACCATCGTCAACCCGCCGCCGAACGTAACCGGCAGCCTGCATATCGGCCACGCGCTCGACAATACGCTGCAGGACGTGGTGATCCGCTATGAACGCCTGCGCGGCAAGGATGCCCTGTGGGTGGTCGGCACCGACCATGCCGGCATCGCCACGCAAATGGTGGTCGAACGGCAGATGGAAGCGGCCGGGGACAAGCGCACCAACTATTCGCGCGAGGCCTTTGTCGACAAGGTCTGGGAATGGAAGGCGGAAAGCGGCGGCACGATCACCCGCCAGCTGCGCCGCCTCGGCTGCTCGATGGACTGGAGCCGCGAGCAGTTCACCATGGACCCGCACTTCACCCG is a window from the Novosphingobium sp. TH158 genome containing:
- a CDS encoding ATP12 family chaperone protein: MKRFYKQTEVSPAEGGWQVTLDGRGVKTQGKRAQVVPGEALARAMAAEWQDQGEEIDPARFVLRDMADYAIDVIAADRADAIRALVPYAETDTLCYRAEPGEALARRQAEVWEQLLTAAESRWNLRFERVSGIMHRPQPEATIAALRSVLEGKDEFTLAALRSLAGISASLTIALLAAEGAYPAETLWQASELEELYQAELWGRDAEAEARQAKRFRDFEAAMRFAAMVRG
- a CDS encoding MlaE family lipid ABC transporter permease subunit; the encoded protein is MSMREWADFSTEEAEGGAVRIVFSGPLVVSSIGVVDRRLRACEDRVAEVDLSQISDIDTVGAWMALRVAREHKARIVGTDDRAKRLIAALADSDRPHPEAPDEGGLVKRSLAYTGEFVEATGKGTVSIIGFLGSVLVTAGQTIRHPSRLRGKAVIRQFELVGVTALPIIGLMCFLVGIVITQLGSEQLRDYGLDGFTVNLTGRISMRELGPLMAAIMVAGRSGSSFAAQLGTMKLTEEVDAMRTIGVSPIEALILPRVMAGVLLMPLLGFFAASMSIIGGAFIASLTLNSTFLGFLGDIKDVVPTKDLWVCLIKAPFFGLVIALTGCFQGLQVKADSEEVGLRTTMAVVQAIFMVIVMDAFFAVFFSKVGWG
- a CDS encoding HAD hydrolase-like protein, with the translated sequence MSPRLAVFDCDGTLVDGQASICEAMEAAFTEAGLPAPDRHSVRRIVGLSLPQAVRRLAPEADGRVQALAVDAYKRAYRTAREQGRIAEPLFDGIAPLLDDLRQAGWLLGVATGKSDRGLNHCLATHGLTGHFATLQTADRHPSKPHPSMMEAALAETLADPAQAVMIGDTAFDMALAVNCGVRAIGVDWGYHDRAELVAAGAEWVAETPDQLGEYLLS
- a CDS encoding FMN-binding negative transcriptional regulator, which translates into the protein MHPNPAFRSEDRALMETLIDEIGFGMVFAQTPDGPRVAHTPLLSTGDGAVQFHLARGNALSRHLPGMTALTVVNGPDSYVSPRWYDDAEQVPTWNYVALELEGPVRRMDTDGLMGLLESLSDRQEARVAGGTPWTMDKVPQDKLRQMAGAIVGFEMEVRGWRPTLKLSQNKDAADRARVADALEAQGALAVAQLMRTLAP
- a CDS encoding sodium:solute symporter — its product is MHTSFTGADWAVLGGYVTLLALAGWLTTRRGMDSDGYFLAGHHAPTWLVAISVLSTVQSAATFLGVPDNSYRGDYTYIGGVFASLIAAWIAGNLLIPRFYALRVTTVYELLEARFDATARRAAGVMYLLGRVLASGARLYLAAIAVSMILFLDIAPQHIVISSALLLAFGLAFTFMGGLHSIIWSDLVQVTLYVGAALVVALTLWASLPMSSAEAIAALANAPAGNKLALVNPSADLSAPFGLFAVLTGVVLLNLASSGLDQDITQRLLACENAAKGRRALYASVIVSLPVILLFLLIGSLLWLHYEGSAQSSFNGEKVTVFMHYILTEIPPGLRGLVTVGVIAAAAINSGLISMANVLVNDLYRPFAGQRSEAHFVRAGRAASVVLGLALFAMSILSYYWQRYSDAALLDFVLGVMSFAYSGLLGVYGVALFTQRGNSASVIAAFLAGFLTVLAFQPYVIDSLSLPAAMKAIAFPWQLCAGTLVAAAVCAMGKAKVAILPEPG
- a CDS encoding MlaD family protein, whose product is METRANHVFVGTVTLVLLALVAAFVLWVTQLGKGSRDSYDVFFKQSVSGLSKGTPVNYAGVPAGEITDIELWPKDPSFVRVRIAVDKKIPILQGTTATIQSGFTGVSTIQLIGGVQGADPITEPGPAGKPVIPTKRGGLGELLSNAPLLLDRLATLTERLNELLGDDNQRAVRNILANTDRLTGELANASPEVKRTMAELQVTLKQATATLAGFEQVAGSANNILGSDGQALARQLRETLGSAKRAADELQGALGEAKPGLRQLNDSTLPQAEAAIRDLRATTRALRGVTEKIDEQGAGALLGGPKLPEYKP
- a CDS encoding ABC-type transport auxiliary lipoprotein family protein; the encoded protein is MKGQAMVQRGMRLGLSLALLGGLSGCLGLGGGTKAPPTLFSLTPSRSLEAGASLSGKAEDALLVLDPETDRSLAVNRIAVQVDESNVAYLAKAQWVERPARLFGTLLAETIRAGGKHMVFTDDEAAPTTKNRLGGRLLAFGYDAREQAVVVRFDAVKSGAGGALSSRRFEARVPGVAAKPEQVGPALNKAANDVAGQVADWVG
- a CDS encoding ABC transporter ATP-binding protein, yielding MSADDEILDDVRDLARRRVAGRFTGEHPIVISGVKNAFGEQVIHQDLALTVNKGEILGVVGGSGTGKSVLMRSIIGLQIPSEGEIEVLGQSITDARDDDDIDIRSRWGVLFQGGALFSTLTVAENVEVPLKQFYPEIDDELRREIALYKVMLSGLPANAADKYPAELSGGMKKRAGLARALALDPELLFLDEPTAGLDPIGAAAFDRLTRELKETLGLTVFLITHDLDTLYEICDRVAVLADKQVIAVGTIPELLATDHPWIQEYFNGPRGRAAQASVSRAKSMDNAQKGKA
- a CDS encoding CrcB family protein; this encodes MTPPSFLSASALVALGGGLGAWLRFATSALWSRAIGPVAASAFPWATLSANVIGSLLMGLLAGWLARHGSGGEQWRLLLGVGVLGGYTTFSAFSLEFALFVERGAIGLAAGYVAISLVAGFAALFAGLFIMRAVA
- a CDS encoding RluA family pseudouridine synthase; its protein translation is MTDTVRQFTVEADDDGVRLDRWFKRHLPQVSFAMVSRWARTGQIRVDGKRAGVEDRLAKGQVLRVPPGGASAERTPRARKPLTEEQLAMADAMLIHRDRAALVLNKPPGLATQGGSGTYEHVDGLLDAFAGEGTRPRLVHRLDKDTSGVLLVAATPGSAAYFSKRFSTRSARKIYWALVAGVPSIDEGLIDLPLAKQPGTGGEKMMVDKSEHGQPSKSRYRVIDRAGNRCAWVELQPLTGRTHQLRVHMAAIGHPIIGDGKYGGPEAFLSGSISRKMHLHARRLIIDHPDGAPLDVTAELPPHFAASLAQLGFEEADGEAVIEAPVRAPKDEEKAAAKAHAKQYRKERRGERKGRKSGERAPAGRAGSRDEAPKKRGPKKGKGSPVPAAKAPARRTAPARPKGPAKPGGAPRKPR